From one Bos indicus x Bos taurus breed Angus x Brahman F1 hybrid chromosome 7, Bos_hybrid_MaternalHap_v2.0, whole genome shotgun sequence genomic stretch:
- the LOC113895248 gene encoding protocadherin beta-4-like, translating into METLERIQPNRQVTTFILMVILSQANPAPIRYSVLEETESGSFIAHLTKDLGLEIGELKARSARVVCDDDKQRLLLDRQTGDLLLREKLDREDICGSDEPCVLHFQVFLETPVQFFEGELLIQDINDHSPVFPNREMLLKIPENSQPGTVFPLKLAQDLDVGSNGLQKYTINANSHFHVLTRNHSDGKKYPDLVQDKVLDREEQSEFSLTLMALDGGSPPRSGTSMVRILIMDVNDNAPEFVHTPYEVQVLENSPLDSLILTVLARDVDAGNFGTVSYSLFQASEEIKQTFSINEVTGEIRLTKKLDFEQIKSYHVETEATDGGGLSGKGTVVIEVVDVNDNAPELTISSLISSIPENAPETVVSIFRIRDRDSGDNGKMICSIPDNLPFILKPTFKNFYTLVTDSPLDRESQAEYIITITVTDMGTPRLKTEHNITVLVSDVNDNAPAFTQTSYTLWVRENNSPALHIGSVSATDTDAGANAQVTYSLLPPPDPLVPLASLVSINPDNGHLFALTSLDYEALRAFEFHVGATDRGSPALSSQALVRVLVADANDNAPFVLYPLQNASAPCTELVPRAAEPGYLVTKVVAVDGDAGQNAWLSYQLLKATEPGLFGVWAHNGEVRTARLLSERDAPKQRLVVLVKDNGEPPLSASVTLHVLLVDGFSQPYLPAPETEAAAAAPADPLTVYLVVALASVSSLFLFSVLVFVAVRLCRRGGATSAGRCPVAEGHFPGHLVDVSGTGTLSKSYQYEVCLTGDHRTELFLEASLSS; encoded by the coding sequence ATGGAGACGCTAGAGAGAATTCAACCCAACAGGCAAGTGACAACCTTTATTTTGATGGTAATCTTGTCTCAGGCTAACCCTGCGCCTATTCGTTATTCTGTTCTGGAAGAAACAGAGAGCGGCTCCTTTATAGCCCATTTAACCAAGGACCTGGGCCTGGAAATTGGGGAGCTGAAGGCACGGTCGGCTCGGGTGGTTTGTGACGATGACAAGCAGCGCTTGCTGCTGGATCGTCAGACTGGAGATTTGCTTTTGAGGGAGAAACTAGACCGGGAAGACATATGTGGCTCCGATGAACCCTGTGTGCTGCATTTCCAAGTGTTCCTGGAAACTCCAGTGCAATTTTTTGAAGGAGAATTATTAATACAGGACATAAATGACCACTCCCCAGTATTCCCAAATAGGGAAATGCTTTTGAAAATACCGGAAAACAGCCAGCCAGGGACTGTATTTCCGTTGAAATTAGCTCAGGATTTGGACGTGGGTAGCAACGGTCTTCAAAAATACACCATCAACGCCAATTCTCATTTTCACGTTCTCACTCGAAATCATAGTGATGGCAAGAAATATCCAGATTTGGTGCAGGACAAAGTGCTGGATCGAGAGGAGCAGTCAGAGTTCAGCTTAACCCTAATGGCGCTGGATGGTGGGTCTCCACCTAGGTCCGGCACCAGCATGGTGCGAATCCTGATCATGGACGTCAATGACAATGCTCCCGAGTTTGTGCACACTCCATATGAGGTGCAGGTTTTGGAAAACAGCCCTCTAGACTCCCTAATACTTACAGTTTTAGCTAGGGATGTAGATGCTGGAAACTTTGGGACTGTTTCCTATAGCTTGTTCCAAGCCTCAGAGGAAATTAAACAAACTTTCTCAATAAATGAAGTCACAGGAGAAATCCGACTGACAAAGAAATTGGATTTTGAACAAATCAAATCTTACCACGTGGAAACTGAGGCTACAGATGGAGGAGGCCTTTCCGGGAAAGGCACTGTAGTAATAGAGGTGGTAGATGTGAATGACAATGCCCCTGAACTTACCATATCTTCACTCATCAGCTCCATCCCAGAAAATGCCCCGGAGACCGTGGTCTCTATCTTCCGAATTCGAGATAGAGACTCCGGAGACAATGGAAAGATGATTTGCTCCATTCCAGACAATCTGCCATTCATTTTAAAACCGACTTTCAAGAATTTCTACACCCTGGTAACTGACAGCCCTCTTGACAGAGAAAGTCAAGCCGAGTACATTATCACTATCACGGTCACTGACATGGGAACCCCAAGACTGAAAACCGAGCACAACATAACCGTGCTGGTGTCCGACGTCAACGACAACGCCCCCGCCTTCACCCAGACCTCCTACACCCTGTGGGTCCGCGAGAACAACAGCCCCGCCCTGCACATCGGCAGCGTCAGCGCCACAGACACAGACGCGGGCGCCAACGCCCAGGTCACCTACTCGCTGCTGCCGCCCCCCGACCCGCTCGTGCCCCTCGCCTCCCTCGTGTCCATCAACCCCGACAACGGCCACCTCTTCGCCCTCACGTCCCTGGACTACGAGGCCCTAAGAGCCTTCGAGTTCCACGTGGGCGCCACCGACCGCGGCTCGCCCGCGCTCAGCAGCCAGGCGCTGGTGCGCGTGCTCGTGGCGGACGCCAACGACAACGCGCCCTTCGTGCTCTACCCGCTGCAGAACGCCTCGGCGCCCTGCACCGAGCTGGTGCCCAGGGCGGCCGAGCCGGGCTACCTGGTGACCAAGGTGGTGGCGGTGGACGGCGACGCGGGCCAGAACGCCTGGCTGTCCTACCAGCTGCTCAAGGCCACGGAGCCCGGGCTGTTCGGCGTGTGGGCGCACAACGGCGAGGTGCGCACGGCGCGGCTGCTGAGCGAGCGCGACGCGCCCAAGCAGCGGCTGGTGGTGCTGGTCAAGGACAACGGCGAGCCGCCGCTGTCGGCCAGCGTCACGCTGCACGTGCTGCTGGTGGACGGCTTCTCGCAGCCCTACCTGCCGGCCCCGGAAACGGAAGCGGCGGCCGCGGCGCCGGCCGACCCGCTCACCGTCTACCTGGTGGTGGCCTTGGCGTCGGTGTCGTCGCTCTTCCTCTTCTCGGTGCTGGTGTTCGTGGCGGTGCGGCTGTGCAGGAGGGGCGGGGCGACCTCGGCGGGTCGCTGCCCGGTGGCCGAGGGCCACTTCCCGGGCCACCTGGTGGACGTCAGCGGCACGGGGACCCTGTCCAAGAGCTACCAGTACGAGGTGTGTCTGACGGGAGACCACAGAACTG